The Gordonia mangrovi genome includes the window CCCGACCGCGACGCGCGGTCCGCTGGAGCCCGTTCGCGCTGACCGGGCTGCTGATCACCACGGCCGTCCTCTATCTGTGGAACCTCGCGGCCAGCGGCTACGCCAACACGTTCTATGCCGCCGCCGCGCAGGCGGGCTCGCAGAGCTGGACCGCCTGGTTCTTCGGGTCGCTCGACTCGGCCAACTTCATCACCGTCGACAAACCGCCCGCCTCGCTCTGGGTGACCGGCCTGTCGGTGCGGTTGTTCGGGATGAACAGCTGGGCGGTGCTGGTACCGCAGGCCCTGATGGGTGTGGCCGCGGTTGCGTTGCTGTACTGCGCGATGCGGCGGACCTTTGCCGACCCACGTCACGGCACTGCCGCCGGCCTCATCGCGGGCGGTGTACTGGCCTTCACCCCGGCAGCGGCACTGATGTTCCGGTTCAACAACCCGGACGCGCTGCTGGTGCTGCTGATGGTCGCGGCCGGCTACGCACTGATCCGCGCGATCGCCACCAACTCGGGTCGCTGGCTGGCCCTGGTCGGTGTGGCGCTCGGCTTCGCCTTCCTCACCAAGATGCTGCAGGGCCTGCTGGTGCTGCCGGCCTTCGGACTCGCCTACCTGGTGTTCGCGAACAACCGGTGGCTCACGCGCATCGGGCATCTCATCGGTGCGACCGTGGCACTCATCGTCTCCGCCGGGTGGTTCGTGCTCGCGACGATCCTGGTGCCGGCTTCGGCGCGTCCCTACATCGGCGGCTCCACCGACAACACCTTCATGGATCTTGTCTGGGGATACAACGGCGTCGGTCGCATCAGCGGAGGGTCCGGCGGCGGAGGTGGCATGGGCGGCGGCCAGGCGGGTGGCTCGTTCGGCGGCTCGACCGGACTCAACCGATTGTTCAGCTCGGAGATGGGCAACGAGATCTCCTGGCTGCTCCCGGTTGCCTTGCTCGCCGTGGTGTTCGCCGCCTACCTGATGGTGCGTAGCTTCCCGATCTTCCGATCGACCGGCGGCATCAGCCGCGTCGAGGGCGGCGCAGTGGTGGCCTGGGGCGGCTGGCTGCTGGTCACCGGACTCATCTTCAGCTTCATGAGTGGCACCATCCACCCGTACTACACGGTGGCGTTGGCCCCCGCAGTCGCCGCAATGGTCGGCATGGGCGGCGTGTTCGCCTGGCGGCGGCGTGACCACTGGGATGGCCGGCTCGCGCTGGCCGGGATGATCGGGCTCGCAGCCGGCTGGTCCATCGTGCTGTTGAACCGCAACGACTTCGGGCCCGTGTGGTGCCGCTGGCTGATCGGTGCGGTGGCGGCGGCCAGCATCGTCGCCCTGCTCGCCGGCAGCATGATGGCCTGGCGCAAGGTGGTTGCCGGAGCCGTGATCGCCGGTGCGCTCGCCGGATTCGGCGGTACCGCGGCCTTCTCGATCGCCACGGCCGCCACCGCGCACAGCGGGTCCATCCCGAACGCCGTGCAGACCTCGATGGAATCGGGTGGCATGGGTGGACCCGGCGGTGGTACCCCGCCGACCGGCGCGCCCGACGGGACCGGGCAAGACGGGGCCGGTCAGAGTGCGACCGACCAGGCCGGCGCCGGCCAGAACGCCGCGGGCCAGGATGGCGGCCGGGGCGCCGGTGGACCCGGTGGGATGGGCGACATCTCGTCCAATACCGAGCTGGTCGACCTGCTGACATCGACCGACACGACGTGGGCGGCCGCGACGAACGGCTCGCAGTCGGCGTCGGGCATCGAGATCGCGACCGGCACAGCGGTGATGGCGATCGGCGGGTGGAGCGGTGACCCGGCACCCACGCTGGAGCAGTTCATCGAGTACGTGAACGACGGTCAGATCGGCTACTACATCGGTGGTGGCCAGGGCGGACCCGGCGGCAATTCGGAGATCGCCGAGTGGGTGGCGCAGAACTACACCGCCACCACGGTCGGCGACACCACGGTGTACAAGCTGAGCTGAACCATCGACACGAATCGCCCGTGACGCAACCGCGTCGCGGGCGATTTACGCTTCGCATTCGGTGGGTAGGGTCGGTGCCATCTCCGGGGAAGGACGACGATGGACGACCGCATCACCGAATTCGCCAATGGGCCCTACACCTTCGATGTGCTCGACGACGGGCCGGTCGCTGGTGCACCGGTGATCCTGCTGCACGGCTTTCCGCAGCGTGCGACGGCGTGGGAGCTCGTCGCACCGAGGTTGCACGCCAACGGGTTACGCACTCTTGCCCCCGACCTGCGGGGATACTCACCCCGAGCACGTCCGTCGGCGCGACGCGACTACCGCATGAGTGAGATCGTGGGCGACGTGATCGCGTTGATCGACACCCTCGGTGCCGACACCGTCGATCTCGTCGGCCACGACTGGGGCGGCATGGCGGCCTGGGCGGTGGCGGCCCGCCGGCCTGAGCGCATCGCCACCCTGACCGTGGCCTCGACTCCGCACCCCTCCGCATTCGTCCGGGCGATGCCGCGTGGACAGGTGTTGCGGTCCTGGTACATGGCCGCCTTCAACATCCCGAAAGTGCCGGAGTGGTTCCTGACCCGGATGTTCCGATCAGCGGACGGCGGTGCGCGGATGGGGCTGCCCGAACCGTTCGCGAGCCGCGTGCGAGCCGACATCGTCGATTCGGGTGCGCTGCCTGGTGCGCTGAACTGGTATCGGGGCATGCCCTTCTGGAACCGAGCGGACCGTCGAACCGGACGTGTCCGGGTGCCCACCACCTACGTCTGGGGCGACGGGGATTTCGCGCTCGGCCGGGCGGCAGCGGAGATGACGTCGGGCTACGTGGACGCACCGTACGAGTTCCGGATCCTCCACGACGCCGATCACTGGCTTCCGGAGGCACGACCGGACGAGCTGGCTGCCGCGATCGTCGACCGTGTCACCGCATGACGCCGTCCGCGGTCAGCGTCGGCGGCGCAGCATCTCGATCACGGCCAAGATCACCGCACCGATCACACCTGCCGCGATGATCGGCGCGGCGCGACGCTTGCCGGGTAACTCGGTGGGCGCCCCTGCGCGCAGCTGGGCGAACGTCGCTCGCTGAGCATCGGATTCGGCGACCACATCGACCACGGCCGGCGACGGCCGGGACGGCGGAGCGCTCGGTGCCGTCGAGGCGCGGCCGGCGGGCCCGGAGGACGCCTTCTTCGTCGGTGGCTTGGTGGCACCCGGTTTCGGTGCGGCCGGCCGCGACGCCACATGCTTGGCCTGGGAGGCTGCCGCCGGCTGTTCCGGCGCTGCGTTCCCCGTCCCGTCGTTCACCGCACCGTCGTTCACCGCTGCCTCGTCAACCGCTCCGTCGTTCACCGGTTCGACGGCAGGAGGCTCGGATGTCGGCTC containing:
- a CDS encoding glycosyltransferase family 39 protein — protein: MTTVLERPGASTPGDPPPPAGRRGRRVADKPRPRRAVRWSPFALTGLLITTAVLYLWNLAASGYANTFYAAAAQAGSQSWTAWFFGSLDSANFITVDKPPASLWVTGLSVRLFGMNSWAVLVPQALMGVAAVALLYCAMRRTFADPRHGTAAGLIAGGVLAFTPAAALMFRFNNPDALLVLLMVAAGYALIRAIATNSGRWLALVGVALGFAFLTKMLQGLLVLPAFGLAYLVFANNRWLTRIGHLIGATVALIVSAGWFVLATILVPASARPYIGGSTDNTFMDLVWGYNGVGRISGGSGGGGGMGGGQAGGSFGGSTGLNRLFSSEMGNEISWLLPVALLAVVFAAYLMVRSFPIFRSTGGISRVEGGAVVAWGGWLLVTGLIFSFMSGTIHPYYTVALAPAVAAMVGMGGVFAWRRRDHWDGRLALAGMIGLAAGWSIVLLNRNDFGPVWCRWLIGAVAAASIVALLAGSMMAWRKVVAGAVIAGALAGFGGTAAFSIATAATAHSGSIPNAVQTSMESGGMGGPGGGTPPTGAPDGTGQDGAGQSATDQAGAGQNAAGQDGGRGAGGPGGMGDISSNTELVDLLTSTDTTWAAATNGSQSASGIEIATGTAVMAIGGWSGDPAPTLEQFIEYVNDGQIGYYIGGGQGGPGGNSEIAEWVAQNYTATTVGDTTVYKLS
- a CDS encoding alpha/beta fold hydrolase, yielding MDDRITEFANGPYTFDVLDDGPVAGAPVILLHGFPQRATAWELVAPRLHANGLRTLAPDLRGYSPRARPSARRDYRMSEIVGDVIALIDTLGADTVDLVGHDWGGMAAWAVAARRPERIATLTVASTPHPSAFVRAMPRGQVLRSWYMAAFNIPKVPEWFLTRMFRSADGGARMGLPEPFASRVRADIVDSGALPGALNWYRGMPFWNRADRRTGRVRVPTTYVWGDGDFALGRAAAEMTSGYVDAPYEFRILHDADHWLPEARPDELAAAIVDRVTA